The genomic stretch GAATGTAGAGGATTTTGTGGCAagattgtcagcaagtgaaggccaaACACCAAAGGCCCTGTGCGTTGGCACAGAATATCGAAATTCTAatgtggaagtgggagatgatcaaTATGGACTTTGTAGTATGACTACCTCGCACTCCTTGCAAGTTAGACTcaatttaggtgattgtggatcgactcacgaaatcagcacATTTCTTACCTGTTAAGGTTACTGACACTGCAGAATAGTATGCTTAGTTGTATATCAAGAAAATAGTCAGGTTACATGGAACTCCAATTTCTATTATCTCAGATCGAGGGGCACAATTCACAGCTGAATTTTGGaggaaatttcagcaaggtttgggtattTAGGTAAATCATAGTACAGCCTTTTCCCTACACACTGACGGGCAGgcagagcagactattcagacgcttgaggatatgttgTGCACTTGTGTTCTTGACTTCAATGGTAGCTGGGATGACCATTTttcactcatagaatttgcctacaacaatagttatcatgctagcattcagatggcaccgtttgAGGAtctatatggtaggagatgtagataTCTCATTGGGTGGTTTGAGATTAGTGAAGCAGAGTTGATAGGGTCAGACCTCATGTATCAGGCTATGGAAAAGGTTAAGAGTGTTAAGGAAtgattgaaaactgctcagagtcgtcagaaatcCTATTTGGATGTGCATCGCAAGGATTCAGAGTTCAAAgatgatgattgggtattcttgaaggttttccccatgaagggtataatgcaatttgggaagaaaggaaaattaagcCCGATGTATGTCAGACCGTAcataatcattcagaggattggttaGGTGGCTTACAGGCTTGAGCTACCACCAAAAGTGTCATTGGTGCACCCGGTGTTTTATGTATTTgtgttgaagaaggtagttggAGACCCAACATTTATTGACCTGGTTGAGGTTATTGAGGTTAAGTTGAAAAATAAAGAGATTGCCTCCGTGAAGGTGCTATGGCAAAACCAACAGGTTGTCGAGGCCACCTAGGAGACTGAGGAGGAGATGAAGAATATGTATCCTCATTTGTTTGAATAACTATGTAGTTGTGTTCTATGAAAATGTTAAGAGCTGATTTTCTATAAATTGTGTTCCACTTGTGCAGTTTATGTTAGGGATGCTTTTTTTAATAATATAACGATGTTATGGTCGATGTTTTTTTCATATTGCGTGTATATCGTTGTGTTATGATTATATTAGGACTGGTTTCTGAGATTCTCTAACAAGTGGATAGGCCCAATTTCAGGGGAAACTCTACTGAAATTTCTGGAAATTTGGGGGTTAGccaaaatttgggggtttgagatGTGTGAAAGAAGAGATGAGTTATGTTGGGTATTTTAGGCGGAATTTACTCCTCATTCGAGAACGAATGatcctaagtgggggaggatgtaatgccCCATGAATTTATATAGCTAATACGAGCAATTTCGAGCTTAGGAATACAATTTAATTTAGACCTCGAACTACATGAGAAATTACTGGAGTGGATAAAGTTATGTGGATACTTGGTGATAATCATTTTATTAATctttaagtgttgtaataatgggGAACACTTGGATGCTAATTTCAAAGCAATAAAACTAAAGGAAATACAGTGAGCTATCTCCTCATAGCGCAGCTATAGCACATAAGGGAAGCAAAAAATTTTAGCAAACAAGTGAGCTAAAACCTTATAGCACAGGGATATCACCAATGGAAAAATAGTGTACATGATCTTACCAAACCAATGAGCTAAAGTCTTATAGCACAAGGATAGCACTAGTGAAAAAATACTATACCCAGGCCTATTAATACCAGGAGCGGGGAGAGAGAAAAATGAAATGATTTCAAGACTAGGGCTTTTCTCTCTCTCACCCATCCGACCAAGGCTTTCAATACACACTTAAGGTGAATTTTAAGTGTGTTTTTATGAtaatttcacttctcaatcaccaGTTACAACAAGGTTTTGATTGGATTCCATgagatttcttcaaaatctcaagaacaccccaaaagttgactttcaagatttggtctacaagaggtaatcttttACCCTTTAACCTACATGCATGGAGCAAGAAATAAGTTCTAGAACTTATGGAATGGTTATTGGAAACCATAAATCCTTAACCTGGATTATTGAGTGTTTTAGAGATTCTGTAATGAGTTAATTAGTATAATTTGGTGGATGTGAGTTCACCGATGATTATAGTTGTGCTAAGAAGGTAGTTAGTGGACAAAGGTTGTTGTAATATCTCTTGTTGGTGGGAAGCGGGGATTGTTGGATGAAGAAAAACCATTACTAGAGGTAGTTGGATGCTATGCACTctaggtgtttgataaaatgcgaAAATGACCAAAAACCTGGAAATGTTTTACTAACATTGGTCCAATTGAATTATGTTGATGTAAATTGAAGTTGTAAGAGTAGTGGGAGGTTTTGGTATCATTAAAGAGCTCCATCAAGGTATGAAGGCTATACTTCTTTTTCTTCTAGTAACGGAATTCCCGTATTCTAATAAAACTCCATTGTGTGTAGTTCGAACTTGAAACGCTACGGATGTGGGATATTCCATGTAGTAAATTGATTCCTGAATTGCGTAATGTGTTAGAACCCTCATGTTCTAATGGTTctctatttttaattaattatgttATACCCCCTTTGGGGAGAAGTTTTATACGAAATCAATGTGATCAAACTCTTATTTCCTATTTGATGAAATCTTATGAACTCATATTTTTTCTAAGGACAAAAGTGCCAAAGGGTTTGATTTGAAAAGAAATCTTTTGTACAAACTGATATCGTTTCGAGAATCCAAGTTGTGGTATTGTGGTTACACCCCTACCAGCACACATTGGGGTAAAGCGGTGGGGCAGCTTTGTGTAGAGATTGTGGTACTGTGATTGAACCTCCTCCCGCACATATTGGGGTGAGAAGGCAGGGCCGCTTTAGGTAGAGCTGTGGTACTGTGATTACACCTCCACCCGCACTCATTGGGGTGAGGTGACAGGGCCGCTTTGTGTAGAGATTATGGTACTATGATTTCACCTCCACCCACACACATTGGGGTGAGGTGGCATAGCCACTTTGTGTAGATATTTTGGTATTGTGATTGCACCTCCACCCGCACACATTGGGGTGAGGCGGTGGGGCTATGTTATAGAGATTCTCCGACTTGAAATTTATAAATGTTATTGAAAACTTTTAATAAATGTGCTATGGATTTAACGACTATCTAAGCCCTTTTATTGTTTCCATGATTCATCGCATTCATGCTATACTTCCAAATCCTTGAAGAGGTGTTTGGTTTTTCATACTAGTATTATTCGACATGTACTGACGTCCCATTTTTAGCTGGGGGCACTGCATCTGTAATAGATGCAGATGGTTCCACAACAAACAATATTGATAAGTGATAGTAGTACCCCCTCTTCCCAGATGATTTGGTGAACCCCACCTCATTTCAGTGTCGTGTATCTTTTTGTTCCATGTGTATTATATTTttaggtatagccggggccttgttgctggcACTTTCTATGCACTCTTCGTATCTATTAGAGACACCATAGACATTGTGTGGGTTGTATATTGGTGCCGAAAAAGTCAAACTAGTTATGTTGCATTTGAATCAATTGTTCCACTTCAAATTATGAAAGTGTGTATATTTTGAGACCTTAAAATGAAGTAACTAATGGTAATGAATTGGTATTATATACATGATCTACTTATTGTCTAATtaacaaaaatatattttctctttaTTTACGGGTGAGTCTAGGTAGAAGGTAATCTAGCaagcttgctcagttgggttatCTCGCTTGAACGCCGGTCGCGTTCCTCGAGGTCAGGGCATGACAATTTATATCCATGTATATTTGTGTGTGTGATATATGTGTCGCAAAAGATTTTTTGAACTCAATTTTCAGTACGAATTTTGATaccacctccaatcttcctcaagaGTTGTATATTGGCTCgtctatatgttttcaataaaTTTCAATTAAATGTGTTAACCAAACAGGCTAGTCAGAGCTGAACATGAAAATAATAGCCCATTCGGTTAGTGGGGCGGGCTGGGTAGTGGTATGGCTTACCGGAGTGATAGTGGGCTGGGAGTTTTTGGGTTAAATTGGGCCCATACGGGTTCGGGATTATCAGGTTCGGACTGGTCctatcatgacccaaaatccactataggtcgtgatggtgcctaactgTCGTCAGGCGAGCCAACGATGATTGAtcaacttaattactcatttttatttctttgaAATCAAAATTTCTATTTATTAAATTGTATAAAagttgatatagcgcttgggatgtaggagcccctccagagtctgtacacaccctcaGTGAGAGCAGGTACCTACTAAATGCGAGTGTCGAGTGCTGAGTGACCATGTAGAATGAGTGGCTATGaagaatgagtgattgtgaggttggagtgaatgggagtactgagtgattgtgaggttggagtgaatgggagtACTGAGTGATTGTTGCCTGAGAGGCTGTATATGATTTCATTGTTGTTGCTAAAAGTTGCCATATATTACTATTTTGAAAACTTCTAAAAGATATTTTTATCCAGTTTACTTGAACTAGACATGAATAAACTAATTTGACTTAATTTACcggatttgaaagcatgtctTTTTTTACTGTTGAGACTACTGAAAATCAACTATAATTGTATAGCttgtcactacctttcagttccttatttattattgttacttactgagttggttgtactcacgctacaccctacACTTCATATGTATATTCAGGTGTTTCTGGACACGGTGGGCATTGATATCGTGTATGGTTGATCTGCGGATATTTACGATGTAGCTGTCCGGCACAGTCCTTGTTTCTCattctttatctttttctttcattGTATTTAGATCCAAACTTTTATAGACATTTCAGTTCTAGACTTGTGATGTATAGACGCTAATGGGCTCAGTGACACCCCAGTATTGGGAGTGATTTTCCGCACTTGTATTTTGAGTTTTACCCCTATTTATGAAAACTTTTCTTATCAAAAATTACTTGATTCATTTTCTGTTAAATATTGGAAGTATTTGGgaaatgtcggcttgcctagtaccatcgataggcgccattacgacaggttaggatttgggtcatgacaagttggtatcagagcctaggtcatattggtctcacgagtcatgagcaggtttcgTAGAGTGTTGCGGATCTGTACGGATACATCTATACTTATTTTCGAGAGGATACcaaacccttaggaaacttcatATTGTTGAATTCTTGTtatgcgaatttgttgattctgTATCTAAACTTGTGTTATTCTATtttctcacatatggtgaggacacgtactactgggcaggatggacaaccactagtaccaccagtcaAGGACACGAGAGGCTGAGGTCGCGGTAGAGGTCGCGGTAGGGGCAAATGTGTAGCTCttcagcagctagggcagcacctgcagatccaccagtttCCCTAGTTTAGGATCATGTCCTAGTTGTGGATGCGCTAGTGGGGCTAGCTCAGGCACCACccgtgcccattgtgattccaagccttcaggaggccttagctTAAATTTTgaccgtgtgcaccagtcttgctcaggtgGTCTCTGTTCCAGCCGCAGCAGCCACTTTTCAGGCTGGGGGAGGTACCTAGACTCTCACTGCCCGTACACCAAAATAGGTGATGCAGGGACTCCACATACCGGGGGCACTACCAACCTAGTCGGTTACAGCTGCTCAGGACCATGTGGTTCCCGTTATGTCTAATGATGTGCAGTGGAGATTGGAAGGGTTTGGGAGACTCTAACCTCCACTTTCAGCAGTATAGAGGCGAAGGATGCCCAGGGCTTATTGGACAAGTGTTATAGGATTCtccgtacaacaggtattctggagacttgTGGGGTCTTATTCATTACTTTTCAGTTCTCTAGGACTACCTTCAGCTGGTGgaaggcttatgagaggcataggccggtCAGCACAGAACCACTTACTTAGCAGGAGTTCTCCGTtttcttcttggagaagtatgtgctgcagtctcgcagagaggagctgtgcaggTAGTTTGAGCAGT from Nicotiana sylvestris chromosome 12, ASM39365v2, whole genome shotgun sequence encodes the following:
- the LOC138883336 gene encoding uncharacterized protein yields the protein MYHDLKEDYWWNDMRRNVEDFVARLSASEGQTPKALCVGTEYRNSNVEVGDDQYGLCSMTTSHSLQAEQTIQTLEDMLCTCVLDFNGSWDDHFSLIEFAYNNSYHASIQMAPFEDLYGRRCRYLIGWFEISEAELIGSDLMYQAMEKVKSVKE